In the genome of Streptomyces violaceoruber, the window CGGTCCGGTCGACGCCGCCCTGGCCGAGCACGGCCTCAGCCGCCGGGTCTCCGTCGTCCTCCCGGGACATCTGGCCGCACTGTCCCTCGCCGCCCGCACCGACGTCGTCGCGCTGGTGCCCGCCGCGCGGGACGAGGCCGACTTTTCCCCCAGTCCCCTCACCGAGCAGGCCCGGGTCCTCGGACTGCGCCTCCTCGACATCCCGCTGCCGCTGCCGCCGGTGACCATCGGCATGGCCTGGCACCCCCGGCACACCGCCGACGGCGCGCACCACTGGCTGCGCGCCGCTGTCCGCCGGGTGCTGCGTGCCGAGCCGTCCGCCCGGCGCGGGTAGTCGGGGAGGGAACGGGCGGGACAGGGTGCCGATCCGTCTTCCCCACCACCGCACCGGCCACCCCGCCGCACCGGCCGCCCCGCCGCACCGGCCACCCCGCCGCATCGGTCGCACCCGCCCCCGCTCCGCTTGCGGGGGCCGGGCGGCGGCGGAGACTGATACGGACGACGGCACTCCGGAAGGCCTGGACGGATGGGCGAGCACGCGGTGCGTCCCGGCGCCGGGACGCGGCACGGCCGACGAGCCGACGCGCCGACGGGATCCGCCCCCTCCTCCGTCCTGCCCGGCCCGCCCCGGCACCCACACCCGCACCCGATTGGCGCGGCCGCTCCTGGGCACACGTGCCGCGGGAACCACGCGGGCCGGGGCCCCGGGCACGGCCCGGGCGTCGGCGGGACCGTTCTGCCGGACAGGGCGAAAGGGGTCCCGTGCCCCGTGTTCGAGTCGCGCGGCTCCTGGGCGTCAGCCACTCCCCGACGAAAGGCAGTCTCATGACCGACACCCCGCCCGCCACCACCACGGACTCCGGCGCACCGGCGGAGAGCGACGAACACTCGCTCACCGCGGGCCCGGCGGGTCCGGTCCTCCTCCAGGACGCCTACCTCATCGAGCAGATGGCGCAGTTCAACCGGGAGCGCATCCCCGAGCGCCAGCCGCACGCCAAGGGCAGCGGCGCCTTCGGCCACTTCGAGGTGACGCACGACGTGAGCGCCTACACCAAGGCGGCCGTCTTCCAGCCGGGCACCCGGACCGACCTGGTCGCCCGCTTCTCCACCGTCGCCGGCGAGCGCGGCAGCCCGGACACCTGGCGCGACCCGCGGGGCTTCGCGGTGAAGTTCTACACCAGCCAGGGCAACTACGACATGGTCGGCAACAACACGCCGGTGTTCTTCGTCAAGGACCCGATGAAGTTCCAGCACTTCATCCGGTCGCAGAAGCGCCGGGCGGACAGCAACCTGCGCGACCACGACATGCAGTGGGACTTCTGGACGCTCTCGCCGGAATCCGCGCACCAGGTCACCTGGCTCATGGGAGACCGCGGCATCCCGCGCACCTGGCGCCACATGAACGGCTACACCTCCCACACCTACATGTGGATCAACGCGTCGGGCGAGCGCTTCTGGGTGAAGTACCACTTCAAGACCGACCAGGGCATCGAGTACTTCACCCAGCACGAGGCCGACCAGATGGCGGCGGCCGACACGGACTACCACATGCGGGACCTCTTCGAGCACATCCGCGACGGCGACTTCCCGAGCTGGACGCTGCACGTGCAGGTCATGCCGTACGAGGAAGCCGCGGGCTACCGGTTCAACCCGTTCGACCTGACGAAGGTGTGGCCGCACGGCGACTACCCCCTCATCCCGGTCGGCCGCATGACGCTGGACCGGAACCCGACGGACAACCACGCCGAGATCGAGCAGGCGGCCTTCCAGCCCAACAACCTGGTCCCGGGCATCGGCCCGAGCCCGGACCGCATGCTGCTGGCCCGGCTCTTCTCGTACGCCGACGCCCACCGCTACCGGATCGGCGCGAACTACCAGCAGCTTCCCGTGAACGCCCCGGTCGTCGACGTCCGCACCTACTCCAAGGACGGCGCGATGGCGTACCGGAAGACCACCGATCCGGTCTACGCGCCGAACTCCAAGGGCGGCCCCGCCGCCGACACCGAGCACTTCGGCACGCCGCCCAGCTGGGAGACGGACGGGTCCATCACGCGCACGGCCTACGTCAGCCACGCCGAGGACGACGACTGGGGGC includes:
- a CDS encoding catalase, with the protein product MTDTPPATTTDSGAPAESDEHSLTAGPAGPVLLQDAYLIEQMAQFNRERIPERQPHAKGSGAFGHFEVTHDVSAYTKAAVFQPGTRTDLVARFSTVAGERGSPDTWRDPRGFAVKFYTSQGNYDMVGNNTPVFFVKDPMKFQHFIRSQKRRADSNLRDHDMQWDFWTLSPESAHQVTWLMGDRGIPRTWRHMNGYTSHTYMWINASGERFWVKYHFKTDQGIEYFTQHEADQMAAADTDYHMRDLFEHIRDGDFPSWTLHVQVMPYEEAAGYRFNPFDLTKVWPHGDYPLIPVGRMTLDRNPTDNHAEIEQAAFQPNNLVPGIGPSPDRMLLARLFSYADAHRYRIGANYQQLPVNAPVVDVRTYSKDGAMAYRKTTDPVYAPNSKGGPAADTEHFGTPPSWETDGSITRTAYVSHAEDDDWGQPGTLVREVMDDAARDRLVDNVVDHLLNEVTEPVLQRAFAYWSNIDRTIGDRIAKGVRAKAGEKDFKAAEQRNPARQAMQDKA